A genomic stretch from Thermomonospora umbrina includes:
- the gvpJ gene encoding gas vesicle protein GvpJ, with amino-acid sequence MPPATVQRQGPSVERPSSSGLADVVEMILDKGLVIDAYVRVSLVGIELLTVDARVVVASVDTYLRFAEAVNRLDLAESGNSQGLPQMISTMQEGGARSKTRGVLQGAGETVKEKLGRGGEKKSPAKREEDGA; translated from the coding sequence ATGCCCCCGGCAACGGTGCAACGCCAGGGCCCCAGTGTGGAGCGCCCCTCGTCGAGCGGGCTCGCCGACGTCGTCGAGATGATCCTGGACAAGGGTCTGGTGATCGACGCGTACGTGCGGGTCTCGCTGGTGGGGATCGAGCTGCTCACCGTGGACGCCCGGGTCGTGGTGGCCAGCGTCGACACGTACCTGCGGTTCGCGGAGGCGGTGAACCGGCTGGACCTCGCCGAGAGCGGCAACAGTCAGGGACTCCCGCAGATGATCTCCACGATGCAGGAGGGCGGCGCCCGCAGCAAGACCCGTGGAGTGCTCCAGGGCGCCGGCGAGACGGTCAAGGAGAAGCTCGGCCGCGGCGGCGAGAAGAAGAGCCCGGCGAAGCGGGAGGAGGACGGGGCGTGA
- a CDS encoding GvpL/GvpF family gas vesicle protein, with protein MSVQYVYGVTSADLELPPDLRGIDDREAALVRHAGCAVIAGPVDTDRALGTRDDLFAHQRVLEAVAADGAPVLPFRFGAVLPDRDAIVSELLEPNRESFAEELERIQGHVQLTLKGRYVEEVILGEILRERPEIAGLREELHGVSPEAGYYDRVRLGELIAQALEEKATADADHALELLAPHAERTVAHTPRRTEEILDAAFLVRRDARERFERAVDELGGRWDGRVRLRLVGPLPPYDFAESGGEG; from the coding sequence GTGAGCGTCCAGTACGTGTACGGCGTGACGTCCGCCGACCTCGAGCTGCCCCCGGACCTGCGCGGGATCGATGACCGGGAAGCGGCGCTGGTGCGGCACGCGGGATGCGCCGTGATCGCCGGACCGGTCGACACCGACCGGGCGCTGGGCACCAGGGACGACCTGTTCGCGCACCAGCGGGTGCTGGAGGCGGTCGCCGCCGATGGGGCCCCGGTGCTGCCCTTCCGGTTCGGCGCCGTGCTGCCCGACCGGGACGCGATCGTCTCCGAGCTGCTGGAGCCCAACCGCGAGTCGTTCGCCGAGGAGTTGGAGCGGATCCAGGGGCACGTGCAGCTCACCCTGAAGGGCCGGTACGTCGAGGAGGTGATCCTCGGCGAGATCCTCCGCGAGCGGCCGGAGATCGCGGGGCTCCGGGAGGAGCTCCACGGCGTCTCCCCCGAGGCCGGCTACTACGACCGGGTCCGGCTCGGCGAGCTGATCGCCCAGGCCCTGGAGGAGAAGGCCACCGCGGACGCGGACCACGCCCTCGAGCTGCTCGCTCCGCACGCCGAGCGGACCGTCGCGCACACGCCGCGCCGGACCGAGGAGATCCTCGACGCGGCGTTCCTCGTCCGCCGGGACGCGCGGGAGCGGTTCGAGCGGGCCGTGGACGAGCTGGGCGGGCGGTGGGACGGCCGAGTGCGGCTGCGCCTGGTGGGTCCGCTGCCCCCGTACGACTTCGCCGAGTCCGGCGGAGAGGGCTGA
- a CDS encoding RNA ligase family protein: MRVHYPRTPHLPWSPGVASDDVRAGGLAGLAGREVVVTEKLDGENTTLYSDGLHARSLDSAHHPSRAWVKALHGRIGRFIPPGWRVCGENMFARHSIAYDDLESWFHVFSVWADDRCLSWDDTVRFARRLGVPTVPVLWRGPFDERALRAMQVNTGRQEGYVVRTAEGFHRDAFADRVAKWVRRGHVQTDEHWMLSAVVENGLSPAAALWEARSGATPDVSSLLRALGPSFEGASEPALADVYPRLDLLGRSGESRLAGVLAALLHAEHRPSLLPRLVGPLGMRQARRVADLVGLHTRLRREFPDAERRAGLTRMSAAADLGVLHAVAASALAGRDDAEAVAAREEVAWSELNADDAGLLDEDPLGPLRDGLREALADHDPEVADRCWAEAREAYASGKATSAEAASALTWRWRSGEFPRLVVLVGPSGGGKSTFARNGGGIEVIVSLDGLREARGSRADQRANPEILTEGLAGLAEELNGRAVVAWDATSLNPRQRSLVHAVGERRDALVTHAVMVVPEESAAERNARRDHPVPPEVLAAQFRRYVPPYPGEAHRVWYVGEDGAVHDVAGSLWDEE; this comes from the coding sequence ATGCGAGTGCACTATCCGCGCACCCCGCATCTGCCGTGGTCGCCGGGTGTCGCCTCCGACGACGTGCGGGCCGGTGGGCTCGCGGGGCTGGCGGGCCGTGAGGTCGTCGTCACCGAGAAGCTCGACGGCGAGAACACCACCTTGTACTCCGATGGGCTGCACGCGCGTTCGCTGGATTCGGCGCACCACCCGTCGCGGGCATGGGTGAAGGCGCTGCACGGCAGGATCGGCCGGTTCATCCCGCCCGGGTGGCGGGTGTGCGGCGAGAACATGTTCGCCCGGCACTCGATCGCGTACGACGATCTGGAGAGCTGGTTCCACGTCTTCTCGGTGTGGGCGGACGACCGTTGTCTGAGCTGGGACGACACCGTGCGCTTCGCGCGGAGGCTGGGCGTTCCGACCGTGCCGGTGCTGTGGCGCGGCCCGTTCGACGAACGGGCGCTGCGCGCGATGCAGGTGAACACGGGCCGGCAGGAGGGCTATGTCGTCCGCACCGCCGAGGGCTTTCACCGTGACGCGTTCGCCGACCGGGTGGCCAAGTGGGTGCGGCGGGGGCATGTGCAGACCGACGAGCATTGGATGCTCTCGGCCGTGGTCGAGAACGGTCTGAGCCCGGCCGCCGCCCTGTGGGAGGCGCGCTCGGGCGCGACTCCCGACGTGTCGTCGCTGCTCCGGGCGCTGGGTCCGTCCTTTGAGGGGGCGTCCGAGCCCGCCTTGGCCGACGTCTACCCGCGGCTGGACCTGCTGGGTCGATCGGGGGAGAGCCGGTTGGCGGGGGTTCTGGCCGCCCTGCTGCACGCGGAGCACCGCCCGTCCCTGTTGCCCCGGCTGGTGGGGCCGCTCGGGATGCGGCAGGCACGGCGGGTCGCCGATCTGGTGGGTCTGCACACGCGGCTGCGTCGTGAGTTCCCGGACGCGGAGCGCCGGGCCGGCCTGACGCGGATGAGCGCGGCGGCCGATCTGGGGGTGCTGCACGCCGTGGCCGCGTCGGCCCTGGCCGGGCGCGACGACGCGGAGGCGGTCGCCGCTCGGGAGGAGGTGGCCTGGTCGGAGCTGAACGCCGATGACGCCGGGCTGCTCGACGAGGATCCGCTGGGTCCGCTGCGCGACGGCCTGCGAGAGGCCCTCGCGGACCACGACCCCGAGGTCGCCGACCGCTGCTGGGCCGAGGCCCGCGAGGCGTACGCGTCGGGCAAGGCGACCTCGGCGGAGGCGGCGTCGGCGTTGACCTGGCGGTGGCGTTCCGGTGAGTTCCCCCGGCTGGTCGTGCTGGTGGGCCCGTCGGGCGGCGGCAAGAGCACCTTCGCGCGGAACGGCGGCGGGATCGAGGTCATCGTGTCCCTGGACGGTCTGCGCGAGGCCCGTGGATCCAGGGCGGACCAGCGGGCCAACCCGGAGATCCTCACGGAGGGCCTCGCAGGTCTCGCCGAGGAGCTGAACGGCCGTGCGGTCGTCGCCTGGGACGCGACCTCCCTGAATCCTCGCCAACGCTCCCTGGTGCACGCCGTCGGGGAACGGCGCGACGCCCTGGTGACCCATGCGGTGATGGTCGTTCCCGAGGAGTCGGCCGCCGAGCGCAACGCGCGCCGCGACCACCCGGTGCCGCCGGAGGTGCTCGCCGCCCAGTTCCGCCGGTACGTTCCCCCGTACCCGGGCGAAGCGCACCGCGTCTGGTACGTCGGGGAGGACGGGGCCGTTCACGACGTCGCCGGAAGCCTGTGGGACGAGGAGTGA
- a CDS encoding gas vesicle protein GvpG: MGLITGLVTLPLAPVRGVVRLAEFLQEQAEQELYDPIRLRQRLEDVADARAAGEISEEEAAELEEELLTLLMNPPVGRR; this comes from the coding sequence ATGGGTCTGATCACCGGGCTGGTCACGCTGCCGCTGGCGCCGGTGCGCGGGGTGGTGCGGCTGGCCGAGTTCCTCCAGGAGCAGGCCGAGCAGGAGCTGTACGACCCGATCCGGCTGCGGCAGCGGCTGGAGGACGTGGCCGACGCCCGCGCGGCCGGCGAGATCTCCGAGGAGGAGGCCGCCGAGCTCGAGGAGGAGCTGTTGACGCTGTTGATGAATCCGCCGGTGGGGAGGCGATAG
- a CDS encoding gas vesicle protein — MNGSIVDVVDAPPGERVALVDLLDRLLAGGVVIAGDLVISIAEVDLVRVSLRALITSIREESGVGGA; from the coding sequence GTGAACGGGAGCATCGTTGACGTGGTCGACGCCCCGCCGGGCGAGCGCGTGGCCCTGGTCGACCTGCTGGACCGGCTGCTGGCCGGCGGTGTGGTGATCGCGGGCGACCTGGTCATCTCGATCGCGGAGGTCGACCTGGTGCGGGTCTCGCTGCGGGCGCTGATCACCTCGATCCGGGAGGAGAGCGGGGTGGGGGGCGCGTGA
- a CDS encoding serine/threonine-protein kinase, with product MQNRIVPAAGVELDGRYRLETVIGSGGMGEVWRAFDLRLRRPVAVKVLPAGLAAAEEGVARFRREAETTATLQHPGITVVFDIGEDRSHAQLTYLVMELLDGEDLRTVMARNTRGLPVAQAIDIAAQLADALAAAHAHGIIHRDVKPANLFLLRSGRLKLCDFGVAGLADAATRLTAQDAPAPGTPRYMAPEQFRGERADPRTDLYALGCVLYELLTGAPPFASDSGVRGLAYQHMNTPPSPVGTHRPDVPPALDRLVGSLLAKPMDLRPASASSVADSLHALAGTRRPTTAPSLVDSPNERRPSTEPTVPPTRRRTATGVVAVVGVLAATMIALVVFTPFQGRDGAPSAESPSPGGPASRPAAHSPSNATPSDIKIVDVVTLAEGGTMKLHVSPTRGVAWATIEGHTQRHHLYLDRRAVGDQDWTPFLGSVHVPGDGRLHRTADVPITREPPAEFRVASAYDFHSGDYHYVNIGAFRLLDDPAVG from the coding sequence GAATCGTCCCCGCGGCCGGTGTGGAGCTCGACGGTCGGTACCGCTTGGAGACCGTGATCGGTAGCGGCGGGATGGGTGAGGTCTGGCGCGCCTTCGACCTGCGGCTACGTCGGCCCGTGGCGGTGAAGGTGCTGCCCGCCGGGTTGGCGGCGGCCGAGGAGGGCGTCGCGCGGTTCCGGCGGGAGGCCGAGACGACGGCGACGCTCCAGCATCCCGGCATCACCGTCGTGTTCGACATCGGCGAGGACCGAAGTCACGCGCAGCTCACCTACCTGGTGATGGAACTCCTCGACGGCGAAGACCTACGCACCGTCATGGCGCGGAACACCCGCGGCCTCCCCGTTGCCCAGGCCATCGACATCGCCGCCCAACTCGCGGACGCGCTGGCCGCCGCGCACGCCCACGGCATCATCCACCGCGACGTCAAGCCCGCCAACCTGTTCCTCCTGCGCAGCGGTCGCCTGAAGCTCTGCGACTTCGGCGTCGCCGGCCTGGCGGATGCGGCGACCCGCCTCACGGCGCAGGACGCCCCCGCCCCCGGCACGCCCCGCTACATGGCTCCCGAACAGTTCCGCGGCGAACGCGCCGACCCTCGCACCGACCTCTACGCCTTGGGCTGCGTCCTCTATGAACTCCTGACCGGCGCACCACCGTTCGCGTCCGACTCCGGCGTCCGGGGGCTGGCCTATCAGCACATGAACACCCCGCCATCCCCCGTCGGCACCCACCGGCCGGACGTCCCGCCCGCACTGGATCGCCTCGTGGGGTCGCTGCTGGCCAAGCCGATGGACCTCCGTCCGGCCAGCGCCTCCTCCGTCGCCGACTCTCTCCATGCCCTGGCCGGCACCCGCCGCCCGACCACCGCGCCGTCCCTCGTCGATTCCCCGAACGAACGGCGGCCGTCCACCGAGCCCACGGTCCCGCCGACTCGTCGACGCACCGCCACCGGGGTCGTCGCGGTCGTCGGGGTCCTCGCCGCAACGATGATCGCCCTGGTCGTCTTCACCCCGTTCCAGGGACGAGACGGTGCCCCGTCCGCCGAGTCTCCGAGCCCCGGCGGCCCGGCGAGTCGGCCGGCCGCCCACTCCCCCTCGAACGCCACCCCGAGCGACATCAAGATCGTTGATGTCGTCACCCTCGCGGAGGGCGGCACCATGAAGCTCCATGTCTCGCCGACCCGCGGGGTCGCGTGGGCGACCATCGAGGGTCACACCCAGCGGCACCACCTCTATCTCGACCGTCGTGCCGTCGGCGACCAGGACTGGACCCCGTTCCTGGGCTCGGTCCACGTCCCCGGCGACGGACGCCTCCACCGCACCGCGGACGTCCCGATCACACGCGAGCCCCCCGCCGAGTTCCGCGTCGCGAGCGCGTACGACTTCCATTCCGGCGACTATCACTACGTGAACATCGGCGCCTTCCGCCTACTGGACGACCCTGCGGTCGGCTGA
- the gvpO gene encoding gas vesicle protein GvpO, whose protein sequence is MAQTLARVVRQAVEQVEALTGREAEGVTSTRRREDGWLVEVEVVETRRIPDTADLLAIYEVELDDEGELTGYRRSRRYQRGRADDD, encoded by the coding sequence ATGGCGCAGACGCTCGCCCGGGTGGTGCGGCAGGCCGTCGAGCAGGTGGAGGCCCTGACCGGCCGCGAGGCGGAGGGGGTGACGTCCACCCGGCGCCGCGAGGACGGCTGGCTGGTCGAGGTGGAGGTCGTGGAGACCCGCCGCATCCCCGACACGGCCGACCTGCTGGCGATCTACGAGGTCGAGCTGGACGACGAGGGCGAGCTGACCGGATACCGGCGGTCCCGCCGGTATCAGCGGGGCCGCGCCGACGACGACTGA
- a CDS encoding gas vesicle protein K yields MSTERLRRRIETNPEEVERDLVKLVLTVVELIRQLMERQAIRRAEGDDLTDEQVEEIGLALMRLEEAMIRLKEHFGIEQADLNLDLGPLGTLLPEVR; encoded by the coding sequence GTGAGCACCGAGAGGTTGCGGCGGCGCATCGAGACGAATCCGGAGGAGGTCGAACGCGACCTCGTCAAGCTGGTGCTGACCGTGGTGGAGCTGATCCGGCAGCTCATGGAGCGGCAGGCGATCCGTCGGGCGGAGGGCGACGACCTCACCGACGAGCAGGTCGAGGAGATCGGTCTCGCGCTGATGCGGCTCGAAGAGGCGATGATCAGGCTCAAGGAGCACTTCGGGATCGAGCAGGCCGACCTGAACCTGGACCTGGGCCCCCTGGGCACGCTGCTCCCCGAGGTCCGATGA
- a CDS encoding gas vesicle protein: MSQVEWAGPASSGRPSGRSSGGEYQPANLADLLERILDKGIVIVGDIRVNLLDIELLTIKIRLLVASVDRAKEMGIDWWEHDPAISSKARRELTEENRRLRERVAALEGRPSGEDTAENAAEHEREEVEDE; encoded by the coding sequence GTGTCCCAGGTCGAATGGGCCGGCCCGGCCTCGTCGGGCCGGCCCTCGGGCCGGTCGTCCGGCGGGGAGTACCAGCCGGCGAACCTGGCCGACCTGCTGGAACGGATCCTCGACAAGGGCATCGTGATCGTCGGGGACATCCGGGTCAACCTGCTCGACATCGAGCTGTTGACCATCAAGATCCGACTGCTGGTGGCCTCCGTCGACCGGGCCAAGGAGATGGGCATCGACTGGTGGGAGCACGACCCGGCGATTTCGTCCAAGGCCCGTCGAGAGCTGACCGAGGAGAACCGCCGACTGCGGGAACGGGTCGCGGCGCTGGAGGGCCGGCCCTCCGGGGAGGACACCGCCGAGAACGCCGCCGAGCACGAGCGGGAGGAGGTGGAGGATGAGTGA
- a CDS encoding GvpL/GvpF family gas vesicle protein, which produces MSEQAVYLYAVARGLRAEDLAGVPGPAGSGVRIIEHAGLSAVVGDVPLDEFGEEPLKTNLERLDWLEETARTHHDVVSAAASAAPTAPVSLVTVYRDDDRVRAMLDLRRDALTAALERISGRREWGLKVYAEPRREPEERAPADDGKPGTSYLMRRRAQQRSREELARRQAEQAETVHRELAKTAVATRRHPPQDPRLSGRAGQMLLNMAYLVDEAEADGFVRRVEDAAARAEGLRIEATGPWPAYSFIDLEEPDEPDEEVTGEREHR; this is translated from the coding sequence ATGAGTGAGCAGGCCGTCTACCTGTACGCCGTGGCCCGTGGGCTGCGCGCCGAGGACCTGGCCGGAGTGCCCGGGCCGGCCGGGTCCGGGGTCCGGATCATCGAGCACGCGGGGCTGTCGGCCGTCGTCGGCGACGTCCCCTTGGACGAGTTCGGCGAGGAGCCGCTGAAGACGAACCTGGAGCGCCTCGACTGGCTGGAGGAGACCGCCAGGACGCACCACGACGTGGTGTCGGCCGCCGCGTCGGCCGCTCCCACCGCGCCGGTCAGCCTCGTCACCGTCTACCGCGACGACGACCGCGTCCGCGCGATGCTGGACCTGCGGCGCGACGCGCTCACCGCCGCGCTCGAACGGATCTCGGGACGCCGCGAGTGGGGCCTCAAGGTGTACGCCGAGCCCCGCAGGGAGCCCGAGGAGCGGGCCCCCGCCGACGACGGCAAGCCGGGCACGTCGTACCTGATGCGCCGCCGGGCACAGCAGCGCAGCCGCGAGGAGCTGGCGCGCAGGCAGGCCGAACAGGCCGAGACCGTACACCGGGAGCTGGCGAAGACGGCGGTCGCGACCAGGCGGCACCCGCCGCAGGACCCCCGGCTGTCGGGCCGCGCCGGGCAGATGCTCCTCAACATGGCGTACCTGGTGGACGAGGCGGAGGCCGACGGGTTCGTCCGCCGCGTCGAGGACGCCGCCGCCCGCGCCGAGGGCCTGCGCATCGAGGCGACCGGCCCCTGGCCCGCGTACTCGTTCATCGACCTGGAAGAGCCCGACGAGCCCGACGAGGAGGTGACCGGTGAACGGGAGCATCGTTGA
- a CDS encoding DUF6247 family protein, giving the protein MTAEPIGPGGPNPEDIMRRLPADERDRFERDYHDAVDAAHEPGRYGHLQDVVRRWHLRAEAHTHPDFTARPGTGDPATFIQDLDEIPGWPGRADTSG; this is encoded by the coding sequence ATGACCGCCGAGCCGATCGGCCCAGGTGGGCCGAACCCCGAGGACATCATGCGGCGGCTGCCCGCAGACGAACGCGACCGCTTCGAGCGCGACTACCACGACGCGGTGGACGCAGCCCACGAGCCGGGCCGGTACGGGCACCTGCAAGACGTCGTACGCCGCTGGCACCTCCGAGCCGAGGCGCACACCCATCCCGACTTCACCGCCCGCCCGGGCACAGGCGACCCGGCGACCTTCATCCAAGACCTCGACGAGATCCCCGGCTGGCCCGGCCGCGCAGACACCTCCGGCTGA
- a CDS encoding poly(A) polymerase: protein MRTSEEIYHRIRWDPRFDPARFVMGVNVRGAAPKRVPLPSFVPGGDIPWHRVLFFEADGEVVWDRKAGRDDIDSSRAGRTREPRRLDAGGFTARAPFVWRPVDGWRAQEGDPSGRPSVSPGVRVLTWNTLWDRYDADRIDTARRRPLLLEALERADADVIALQEVEAGLLRPLLRTPWVRKSYTLGTDPSGPDVDDTGLLLLSRLPVLEAGVCALGPHKAVSAITVKAATGPIVVAVTHLTSDHTENGADRRGDEFGRLAGLVASVDGDVIVLGDFNDGGDAPARLLGMRDAWTEVRGPGDDTPTFDPVANPLAAVSSLSGRASRLDRVLLRGPGLRVSRASLLGNAPATPEGLLPSDHYGVVVDLDPTVNAPDPLGTARTTARTAVAWIPPEGLWPAIQEIRERHDPQIHRWPPHVNVLFGFVPEADFDEALPRLSRAVAKVAPFTAGLKGVQAFPHRDDFTVWLDPAADDPKPWAALRQELEKAFPQCRSRAEGYTPHLTLGRTRNADPLVTECETRLRGMSATVGELVVLSRRGTEPMRPRVAITLGTGEIRPLDHEPNTPGPQAPEDAGAVVRQLAEALPEAVLHVAGSRRMGCALPDADLDLVAVLPDSLAPPSPAGAEPQVTQAGARAATPSNANEPRPSSPPGTTTEPADIPRPGAEGAAAVLGPAEVEARVGSLPGVVGLRRVIGARVPGLRARVGGLDVDLLVVATGGVSPAEAVARRTELGEGAAVALSAVSDADAVLDFVGGGREDFVWLARAVKAWARARGLDTAPFGGLPGLAWAILAARTVREAPGLPPGELMARFFAGWAAWDWREPVGLGGGGAAEAVPVRIWTPSAPVRLCSEQVGVGMRDLLTQELYRAWEITEGGRSRWADLLAPPPLHRRHAAWAVVTVRRARSEELEVTVGRVRGRVRALLTALEDAGAVEAHAWPRPFDVGPDRVRFAVGLGRTPPDEATVVEAVRPWASGMRGVEVAWAECGEVPTLR from the coding sequence ATGCGGACCAGCGAGGAGATCTACCACCGCATCCGCTGGGATCCGCGTTTCGACCCGGCGCGGTTCGTGATGGGCGTCAACGTACGCGGGGCCGCCCCCAAGCGGGTGCCGCTGCCGTCGTTCGTGCCCGGCGGCGACATCCCCTGGCACCGCGTCCTGTTCTTCGAGGCGGACGGCGAGGTGGTGTGGGACCGGAAGGCGGGGCGGGACGACATCGACTCCTCGCGGGCCGGCCGTACACGGGAGCCCCGCAGGCTCGACGCCGGCGGCTTCACCGCCAGGGCCCCGTTCGTCTGGCGTCCCGTGGACGGATGGCGCGCCCAGGAAGGCGACCCCTCGGGCCGGCCCTCCGTGTCGCCGGGCGTACGGGTGCTGACCTGGAACACCCTGTGGGACCGCTACGACGCCGACCGGATCGACACCGCCCGGCGCAGACCGCTGCTGCTGGAGGCGCTCGAACGGGCCGACGCCGACGTGATCGCGCTGCAGGAGGTCGAGGCCGGTCTGCTCAGACCGCTGCTGCGGACCCCGTGGGTGCGCAAGTCCTACACGCTCGGCACCGACCCGTCCGGCCCCGACGTCGACGACACCGGGCTGCTGCTCCTCAGCCGGCTGCCGGTGCTGGAGGCGGGGGTGTGCGCGCTGGGCCCGCACAAGGCCGTCTCGGCGATCACGGTGAAGGCGGCGACGGGTCCGATCGTGGTGGCGGTCACCCATCTGACCAGCGACCACACCGAGAACGGGGCCGACCGTCGGGGGGACGAGTTCGGCCGGCTCGCCGGGCTGGTGGCGAGCGTGGACGGCGATGTGATCGTGCTCGGCGACTTCAACGACGGCGGCGACGCGCCCGCGCGGCTGCTGGGGATGCGGGACGCCTGGACCGAGGTCCGCGGGCCGGGCGACGACACCCCGACGTTCGATCCCGTGGCCAATCCGCTGGCGGCGGTGTCCTCCCTGTCCGGGCGCGCGTCGCGGCTGGACCGGGTGCTGCTGCGCGGCCCCGGCCTGAGAGTGTCGCGCGCGTCCCTGCTGGGGAACGCCCCCGCGACGCCGGAGGGGCTCCTCCCCTCGGACCACTACGGCGTCGTCGTGGACCTCGACCCCACCGTGAACGCGCCCGATCCCCTCGGGACCGCCCGAACGACCGCACGGACGGCCGTGGCGTGGATTCCGCCGGAGGGGCTGTGGCCGGCGATCCAGGAGATCCGCGAACGGCACGACCCCCAGATCCACCGATGGCCGCCCCACGTGAACGTGCTGTTCGGGTTCGTCCCGGAGGCGGACTTCGACGAGGCGCTCCCCCGGTTGTCACGGGCCGTCGCGAAGGTCGCCCCGTTCACGGCCGGGCTGAAGGGCGTGCAGGCCTTCCCGCACCGCGACGACTTCACGGTCTGGCTCGACCCGGCGGCCGACGACCCGAAACCATGGGCGGCGCTGCGCCAGGAGTTGGAGAAGGCGTTCCCCCAATGCCGCAGCCGCGCCGAGGGCTACACCCCGCACCTCACCCTGGGCCGCACCCGGAACGCCGACCCCCTCGTCACCGAGTGCGAGACCCGCCTCCGCGGCATGTCCGCGACCGTCGGCGAGTTGGTCGTCCTCTCCCGCCGAGGCACGGAACCCATGCGCCCCCGGGTGGCCATCACCCTGGGCACGGGCGAGATCCGCCCCCTTGACCACGAGCCCAACACCCCGGGGCCCCAAGCCCCCGAGGACGCCGGCGCCGTCGTGCGACAACTGGCGGAAGCCCTCCCGGAGGCCGTCCTCCATGTCGCGGGCTCCCGACGCATGGGCTGCGCCCTCCCCGACGCCGACCTCGACCTGGTGGCCGTCCTCCCCGACTCCCTCGCTCCCCCGAGCCCTGCGGGGGCCGAGCCCCAGGTGACGCAAGCCGGGGCACGGGCGGCGACACCGTCGAACGCGAACGAGCCCCGGCCTTCGAGCCCTCCGGGCACGACTACGGAACCGGCCGACATCCCGCGGCCGGGGGCTGAGGGGGCTGCGGCGGTTCTGGGGCCGGCGGAGGTCGAGGCGCGGGTGGGGTCGTTGCCGGGGGTGGTCGGGCTGCGGCGGGTGATCGGGGCTCGGGTGCCGGGTTTGCGGGCGCGGGTCGGGGGGCTGGACGTCGATCTGCTGGTCGTGGCGACCGGGGGCGTGTCGCCCGCCGAAGCGGTGGCGCGGCGTACCGAGTTGGGGGAGGGCGCCGCGGTCGCGTTGAGCGCGGTCAGTGACGCGGACGCGGTGTTGGACTTCGTCGGGGGCGGCCGGGAGGACTTCGTGTGGCTGGCCCGTGCGGTCAAGGCGTGGGCGAGGGCGCGGGGGCTGGACACCGCGCCGTTCGGGGGGCTGCCGGGGCTGGCGTGGGCGATCTTGGCGGCGCGGACGGTGCGTGAGGCCCCCGGGCTGCCGCCGGGTGAGCTGATGGCGCGTTTCTTCGCGGGCTGGGCGGCCTGGGATTGGCGGGAGCCCGTCGGTCTCGGGGGTGGCGGGGCGGCCGAGGCGGTGCCCGTACGGATCTGGACGCCCTCGGCCCCCGTACGGCTGTGCAGCGAGCAGGTCGGCGTGGGCATGCGGGACCTGCTGACCCAGGAGCTGTACCGGGCGTGGGAGATCACCGAGGGCGGCCGAAGTCGCTGGGCGGACCTGCTCGCCCCGCCGCCCCTCCACCGGAGGCACGCGGCGTGGGCGGTGGTGACCGTGCGGAGGGCGCGGTCCGAGGAGCTCGAGGTCACGGTCGGTCGCGTCCGGGGTCGCGTGCGGGCGCTGCTCACCGCGTTGGAGGACGCGGGGGCGGTGGAGGCGCACGCGTGGCCCCGGCCGTTCGACGTCGGGCCCGATCGGGTGCGCTTCGCCGTCGGGCTGGGGCGTACGCCTCCTGACGAGGCGACGGTCGTCGAGGCCGTCCGGCCGTGGGCGTCGGGAATGCGGGGCGTCGAGGTCGCGTGGGCCGAGTGCGGCGAGGTCCCGACGCTCCGCTGA